A single genomic interval of Rhodopseudomonas palustris harbors:
- a CDS encoding adenylosuccinate synthase: MANVVVVGAQWGDEGKGKIVDWLSEQADIVVRFQGGHNAGHTLVINGQTYKLALLPSGVLRPSKLAVIGNGVVFDPQAFLDEVKKLQGQGVAISPENLRIAENVTLILPLHRELDATRENAAKAGAIGTTQRGIGPAYEDKVGRRAIRLMDLADLDTLPTKIERLLAHHNALRRGLGQPEIDAGQILADLSAMAPHLLPYAESVWRLLDIKRREGKRILFEGAQGALLDVDHGTYPYVTSSNTVAAQAATGTGMGPGAVGYVLGICKAYTTRVGAGPFPTELTNEIGEEIGRRGKEFGVNTGRKRRCGWFDAVLVRQTVRTCGIHGLALTKLDILDGFDSVEVCVGYKLDGKEIDYLPAGEGAQARVEPIYETIEGWKEPTANARSWAELPAQAIKYVRRIEELVGCPVALLSTSPEREDTILVQNPFEA; encoded by the coding sequence ATGGCCAATGTCGTCGTGGTCGGCGCCCAGTGGGGCGACGAAGGCAAGGGAAAGATCGTCGATTGGCTCTCGGAGCAGGCCGACATCGTGGTGCGATTCCAGGGCGGTCACAATGCCGGCCACACCCTGGTGATCAACGGCCAGACCTACAAGCTGGCGCTGCTGCCCTCGGGCGTGCTGCGGCCGTCGAAGCTGGCGGTGATCGGCAACGGCGTGGTGTTCGATCCGCAGGCCTTCCTCGATGAGGTGAAGAAGCTGCAGGGCCAGGGCGTCGCGATCTCGCCGGAGAATCTGCGTATCGCCGAGAACGTCACGCTGATTCTGCCGCTGCATCGCGAACTCGACGCCACCCGCGAGAATGCCGCCAAGGCCGGCGCGATCGGCACGACCCAGCGCGGCATCGGCCCGGCCTATGAAGACAAGGTCGGTCGCCGCGCGATCCGGCTGATGGACCTCGCCGACCTCGACACTCTGCCCACCAAGATCGAACGGCTGCTGGCGCATCACAATGCGCTGCGCCGTGGCCTCGGCCAGCCGGAGATCGACGCCGGCCAGATCCTGGCCGATCTGTCGGCGATGGCGCCGCATCTTCTGCCCTACGCCGAGTCGGTGTGGCGGCTGCTGGACATCAAGCGCCGCGAAGGCAAGCGCATCCTGTTCGAGGGCGCGCAAGGCGCGCTGCTCGACGTCGACCACGGCACCTATCCGTATGTCACCTCGTCGAATACCGTCGCGGCGCAGGCGGCGACCGGCACCGGCATGGGCCCGGGCGCGGTCGGCTACGTACTTGGCATCTGCAAGGCCTACACCACGCGCGTTGGCGCCGGTCCGTTCCCGACCGAGCTGACCAACGAGATCGGCGAAGAGATCGGTCGTCGCGGCAAGGAGTTCGGCGTCAACACCGGGCGCAAACGTCGCTGCGGCTGGTTCGACGCGGTGCTGGTGCGCCAGACGGTGCGGACCTGCGGCATCCACGGCCTGGCGCTCACCAAGCTCGATATTCTCGACGGCTTCGACAGCGTCGAGGTCTGCGTCGGCTATAAGCTCGACGGCAAGGAAATCGATTACCTGCCTGCCGGCGAGGGCGCCCAGGCGCGGGTCGAGCCGATCTACGAAACCATCGAAGGCTGGAAGGAGCCGACCGCGAATGCCCGCTCTTGGGCGGAGCTGCCGGCGCAGGCGATCAAATATGTTCGCCGCATCGAGGAACTGGTCGGCTGTCCGGTGGCATTGTTGTCCACCAGCCCGGAGCGCGAGGACACAATCCTGGTGCAGAACCCGTTCGAGGCTTAA
- a CDS encoding PilZ domain-containing protein, whose protein sequence is MTYGDRKDPRVRFETAMDSVMIAVDGTWRRDCAIADISQTGAKLILKTSMAGLNLREFFLVLTPNGTAYRRCELVRVEGDTIGVRFIVLRKGAKRAPNQRASV, encoded by the coding sequence GTGACCTATGGCGACCGCAAAGATCCGCGTGTCCGGTTCGAAACCGCGATGGATTCGGTGATGATCGCGGTCGACGGCACTTGGCGCCGCGATTGCGCCATCGCCGACATCTCGCAGACCGGCGCCAAGCTGATCCTGAAGACATCGATGGCCGGGTTGAATCTGCGCGAGTTTTTCCTGGTGCTGACACCGAACGGCACCGCCTATCGGCGCTGCGAGCTGGTGCGGGTCGAGGGCGATACCATCGGGGTCCGCTTCATCGTCCTCCGCAAGGGGGCCAAGCGGGCGCCGAACCAGCGGGCCAGCGTTTGA
- a CDS encoding aldo/keto reductase, which yields MDSIKTQGLNVPKLGLGTFKLQGKDCHEAVLTALGLGYRHIDTAEMYANEDFVGDALEDTDVPRDQIHLTTKVWWTNLAPDAIRKAFDQSLRKLKTDYVDFYLIHWPAPDMNLGAALETLLRIKDQGGARAIGVCNFPVALMKQAVEEIGAPIACNQVEYHVLLGQTKLLPYLQSKSIPLTGYAPLAQGRLASYPELQAIADKHGATAAQVALAWLLDQEGVMAIPKARSEANQRSNLGALKIKLDFDDRAVIAKLPKNQRFVTPAFSPKWDAE from the coding sequence ATGGACAGCATCAAGACTCAGGGACTCAACGTGCCCAAGCTCGGGCTCGGCACTTTCAAGCTGCAGGGCAAGGACTGCCACGAGGCGGTGCTGACCGCGCTCGGCCTCGGTTATCGCCATATCGACACCGCCGAGATGTACGCCAACGAGGATTTCGTCGGCGACGCGCTGGAAGACACCGACGTGCCGCGCGATCAGATTCATCTCACCACCAAAGTGTGGTGGACCAACCTCGCGCCGGACGCGATCCGCAAGGCGTTCGACCAGAGCCTGCGCAAGCTGAAGACCGACTACGTCGACTTCTATCTGATCCACTGGCCGGCGCCGGACATGAACCTCGGTGCCGCGCTGGAAACGCTGCTGAGGATCAAGGACCAAGGCGGCGCACGCGCGATCGGCGTCTGCAACTTCCCGGTGGCGCTGATGAAACAGGCAGTGGAGGAGATCGGCGCGCCGATCGCCTGCAATCAGGTCGAGTATCACGTGCTGCTCGGGCAGACCAAGCTGCTGCCTTATCTACAGAGCAAGAGCATTCCGCTCACCGGCTACGCGCCGCTGGCCCAGGGCCGGCTCGCCTCTTATCCCGAGCTGCAGGCGATCGCCGACAAGCACGGCGCCACTGCGGCGCAAGTGGCACTGGCCTGGCTGCTCGACCAGGAGGGCGTGATGGCGATCCCGAAAGCGCGCAGCGAAGCCAACCAGCGCAGCAATCTCGGCGCGCTGAAGATCAAGCTCGACTTCGACGACCGCGCCGTGATCGCCAAGCTGCCGAAGAACCAGCGCTTCGTCACCCCGGCGTTCTCGCCGAAGTGGGATGCGGAGTAA
- the ybaK gene encoding Cys-tRNA(Pro) deacylase: MSKSTRATQMLEKLGVAFKLHSYEYDPNAEAIGLAAAAAVGVEPKRMLKTLMAELDGKPVCAVIASDKEVSMKKLAAALGGKSAKMMKPADAERLTGYHVGGISPFGQKKRVPVAIDDAALAETTVYLNGGQRGLQIELDPNAAVTALGAVARPIAAD; the protein is encoded by the coding sequence ATGTCGAAATCCACCCGCGCCACCCAGATGCTGGAGAAGCTCGGCGTCGCCTTCAAGCTGCACAGCTATGAGTACGATCCGAACGCCGAGGCGATCGGGCTTGCGGCGGCAGCGGCTGTAGGAGTGGAGCCGAAGCGGATGCTGAAGACGCTGATGGCCGAGCTCGATGGCAAGCCGGTGTGCGCGGTGATCGCGTCCGACAAGGAAGTCAGCATGAAGAAGCTGGCGGCCGCGCTCGGCGGCAAGAGCGCCAAGATGATGAAGCCGGCCGATGCCGAGCGGCTGACCGGCTATCACGTCGGCGGCATCTCGCCGTTCGGGCAGAAGAAGCGCGTGCCGGTGGCGATCGACGACGCCGCGCTCGCCGAAACCACCGTGTATCTCAACGGCGGCCAGCGCGGCCTGCAGATCGAGCTCGATCCCAACGCCGCCGTCACCGCGCTTGGCGCCGTGGCGCGCCCGATCGCAGCGGACTGA
- a CDS encoding DMT family transporter, with protein sequence MTTTTPPAEAPRFGWISDQAYLLLSLTSLFWAGNAIVGRAIAGHFPPVTLSFLRWTCAFLIVAPFAWRHLIADWKVIRRHLPLMVSVSVIGISTFNTLQYTALQYTSALNVLLLQSTAPLFVALWALIVLRMRLTLTQAIGIGSSMIGVVVIILHGNIAELAAIDLNRGDVLFVCALASFGLYTTLTQKRPPMHALSFLGFTFGCGALFLIPLEIWELSTKPLPAVDWRNLGALAYVAVFPSILAYLCYNRGVRLIGANRSAPFFHLVPLFGSAMAILFLGEQPHLYHAVGYALVLTGVVIAARKPKTA encoded by the coding sequence ATGACCACCACGACGCCGCCCGCTGAAGCGCCCCGCTTCGGCTGGATCTCAGACCAAGCCTATCTGCTGCTCAGCCTGACGTCGCTGTTCTGGGCCGGCAACGCCATTGTCGGCCGCGCCATCGCCGGCCACTTCCCGCCGGTGACGCTGTCGTTCCTGCGCTGGACCTGCGCGTTCCTGATCGTCGCGCCGTTCGCCTGGCGTCACCTGATCGCGGACTGGAAGGTGATCCGCCGACATCTGCCGCTGATGGTGTCGGTGTCGGTGATCGGCATCTCGACCTTCAACACGCTGCAATACACCGCGCTGCAGTACACCTCGGCGCTCAACGTGCTGCTGCTGCAATCCACCGCTCCGCTGTTCGTGGCGCTGTGGGCGCTGATCGTGCTGCGGATGCGGCTCACGCTGACCCAGGCGATCGGCATCGGGTCGTCGATGATCGGCGTGGTGGTGATCATCCTGCACGGCAACATCGCCGAACTCGCCGCGATCGATCTCAACCGCGGCGACGTGCTGTTCGTCTGCGCGCTGGCGAGCTTCGGGCTGTACACCACGCTGACCCAGAAGCGGCCGCCGATGCACGCGCTGTCGTTTCTCGGCTTCACCTTCGGCTGCGGCGCGCTGTTTTTGATTCCGCTCGAAATCTGGGAGCTCAGCACCAAGCCGCTGCCGGCAGTCGATTGGCGCAATCTCGGCGCGCTCGCTTATGTGGCGGTGTTCCCGTCGATCCTGGCCTATCTCTGCTACAACCGCGGCGTCCGGCTGATCGGCGCCAACCGCTCGGCACCGTTCTTCCATCTGGTGCCGTTGTTCGGCTCGGCGATGGCGATCCTGTTTCTCGGCGAGCAGCCGCACCTCTACCACGCCGTCGGCTACGCGCTGGTGCTGACCGGCGTGGTGATCGCGGCGCGCAAGCCGAAGACGGCGTGA
- a CDS encoding DUF1330 domain-containing protein translates to MSIDELNIEGLTALDRDDPGPVVMVNLLRFNEQSGDGDGTGWDAYLRYSAQKVALIKEHGGMLLWNGNAKGIALGRSDPAPWDYVSLVYYPTVAAFMAMMRSPAYLSQCEPHRRNACADHLIICTREAFSKFHIPVK, encoded by the coding sequence ATGAGTATCGACGAGTTGAACATCGAAGGGCTGACGGCGCTCGACCGGGACGATCCGGGTCCGGTGGTGATGGTGAACCTGCTGCGGTTCAACGAGCAGTCCGGAGACGGCGACGGCACCGGCTGGGATGCTTACTTGCGCTACAGCGCCCAGAAGGTGGCGCTGATCAAGGAGCATGGCGGCATGCTGCTGTGGAACGGCAACGCCAAGGGCATCGCGCTCGGGCGCTCCGATCCCGCGCCCTGGGACTATGTCTCGCTGGTGTATTACCCGACGGTCGCGGCGTTCATGGCGATGATGCGGTCGCCGGCATATCTCAGCCAGTGCGAGCCGCATCGGCGCAACGCCTGCGCCGACCACCTGATCATCTGCACCCGCGAGGCGTTCAGCAAGTTTCACATCCCGGTGAAGTGA
- a CDS encoding DMT family transporter, whose translation MIAWSRSAFGWLAHQPYLLLSLTSLFWAGNIVLGRAVAGHVPPVTLSCARWVGAMLLLLPFAWPHLRHDWRKLLHHWKLMIVLSATGFAINNALSYWGLQYTQALNALLMQSSGPLFVALWSLLLFGVRLTWMQAAGIALSLLGVLTIILRGDFAALAGIELNRGDLMVAGALCAFGLYSALMPKRPATHPLSLIVVTTGFGALLLLPFSAWEYASGVRPSADWLSAATLAYVVIFPSMLAYLCFNRGVALIGPNRSAPFLHLMPVFGSVMAIVLLGEKPELFHLAGYTMVVAGVFIAARR comes from the coding sequence TTGATCGCCTGGTCCCGCTCCGCTTTCGGCTGGCTCGCCCACCAGCCCTATCTGCTGCTCAGCCTGACCTCGCTGTTCTGGGCCGGCAACATCGTACTCGGCCGCGCGGTGGCCGGCCATGTGCCGCCGGTGACGCTGAGCTGCGCGCGCTGGGTCGGCGCGATGCTGCTGCTGTTGCCGTTCGCCTGGCCGCATCTGCGGCACGACTGGCGCAAGCTGCTGCACCACTGGAAGCTGATGATCGTGCTGTCGGCGACCGGCTTCGCGATCAACAACGCGCTGTCGTATTGGGGGCTGCAATACACCCAGGCGCTCAACGCGCTGCTGATGCAGTCCTCCGGGCCGCTGTTCGTGGCGCTGTGGTCGCTGCTGCTGTTCGGCGTGCGGCTGACCTGGATGCAGGCGGCCGGCATCGCTCTGTCGCTGCTCGGCGTGCTGACCATCATCCTGCGCGGCGACTTCGCGGCGCTGGCAGGCATCGAACTCAACCGCGGCGACCTGATGGTGGCCGGCGCGCTGTGCGCGTTCGGGCTGTATTCGGCCTTGATGCCGAAGCGGCCCGCAACGCATCCGCTGTCGCTGATCGTGGTGACGACCGGCTTTGGCGCACTGCTGTTGCTGCCGTTCAGCGCCTGGGAATACGCCAGCGGCGTGCGGCCGAGCGCCGACTGGCTCAGCGCCGCGACGCTCGCCTATGTGGTGATCTTCCCGTCGATGCTGGCGTATCTCTGCTTCAACCGCGGCGTGGCGCTGATCGGGCCAAACCGCTCGGCGCCGTTCCTGCATCTGATGCCGGTGTTCGGCTCGGTGATGGCGATCGTACTGCTCGGCGAAAAGCCCGAGCTGTTTCACCTCGCCGGCTACACCATGGTGGTCGCAGGCGTGTTCATCGCCGCCCGGCGGTGA
- a CDS encoding methyl-accepting chemotaxis protein: MSFSFKSIRKIQVKIALVAGLCLTGASLILIGYSVLSAQSTHHYVTAEVMKLVDQQTKESLLNRATSEASVIKAELDLGLDSARNMAHAFEVLADPNNAGTTDGNRRLQLNAVLKNTLEQNPAFNGTYSAWEPNALDGNDVAFKGRQTMGSDSTGRFLPYWTRSASGSIAVQPLVEYDSQERHPNGLVKGAWFINPKATGKENILGPLPYIVQGKAVFLATMSVPIKIDGKFVGVAGADYNLDFVQKLATQANRSLFGGKGKVAILNDTGLIVANSANPESIGKAASSADPRWSESLAIVKEGKGTVLDDPKWDNVEVYSPISVGRTGTPWSVLISVPRKVVLASAHELDTALNERANSAMFWQLGAGILVVVLAITVIAFAARSIARPIGDCATFADGIAKGELDQKLAIEQADEVGVLAASLRTMQGELKRSIAQRAEDQASADLARRRDMNDMADKFESAVGKIVETVSSASTELEVSAGRLTTTAERSQQLTSMVASASEEASSNVQSVATATEEMSASVDEISRQVQESSRIANEAVNQAQKTNDRVGELAKAATRIGDVVELINTIAGQTNLLALNATIEAARAGEAGRGFAVVAAEVKQLAEQTAKATGEISAQISGIQSATGESVTAIKEITDTIGHISEIAGSIASAVEQQGAATREISRNIQQASRGTSQVTGNISDVQRGASETGSASSQVLAAAQSLAGDSNLLRREVARFLDTIRAA; the protein is encoded by the coding sequence ATGTCGTTCTCGTTCAAATCCATCCGCAAAATTCAGGTCAAGATTGCGCTGGTCGCGGGCCTCTGCCTGACCGGCGCCAGCCTGATCCTGATCGGCTACAGCGTCCTGTCGGCGCAGAGTACGCACCACTACGTCACCGCCGAGGTGATGAAGCTGGTCGATCAGCAGACCAAGGAAAGCCTGCTCAACCGCGCCACCTCGGAAGCCTCGGTGATCAAGGCCGAGCTTGACCTCGGGCTCGACTCCGCGCGCAACATGGCGCACGCCTTCGAGGTGCTGGCCGATCCGAACAATGCGGGCACCACCGACGGCAACCGCCGCCTGCAGCTCAACGCGGTGCTCAAGAACACGCTGGAGCAGAACCCGGCCTTCAACGGCACCTACTCGGCCTGGGAGCCGAACGCGCTCGACGGCAACGACGTGGCGTTCAAGGGGCGCCAGACGATGGGTTCGGATAGCACCGGCCGCTTCCTGCCATATTGGACCCGCAGCGCCAGCGGTTCGATCGCGGTGCAGCCGCTGGTCGAATACGACAGCCAGGAGCGGCACCCGAACGGCCTGGTGAAGGGCGCGTGGTTCATCAATCCGAAGGCAACCGGCAAGGAGAACATCCTCGGCCCGCTGCCCTACATCGTGCAGGGCAAGGCGGTGTTCCTCGCCACCATGTCGGTGCCGATCAAGATCGACGGCAAGTTCGTCGGCGTCGCCGGCGCGGACTACAATCTCGACTTCGTGCAGAAGCTCGCCACCCAGGCCAACCGCTCGCTGTTCGGCGGCAAGGGCAAGGTCGCGATCCTCAACGACACCGGCCTGATCGTCGCCAACAGCGCCAATCCGGAATCGATCGGCAAGGCGGCGTCGAGCGCCGATCCGCGCTGGTCAGAGAGCCTGGCGATCGTCAAGGAAGGCAAGGGCACGGTGCTCGACGATCCGAAGTGGGATAACGTCGAGGTGTACTCGCCGATCTCGGTGGGACGGACCGGCACGCCGTGGTCGGTGCTGATCTCGGTGCCGCGCAAAGTGGTGCTGGCCTCGGCCCATGAGCTCGACACCGCGCTGAACGAGCGCGCCAACTCGGCGATGTTCTGGCAGCTTGGCGCCGGCATCCTGGTTGTTGTGCTCGCCATTACGGTGATCGCGTTCGCAGCCCGCAGCATCGCCCGTCCGATCGGCGATTGCGCCACCTTTGCGGACGGCATCGCCAAGGGCGAGCTCGACCAGAAGCTGGCGATCGAACAGGCCGACGAAGTCGGCGTGCTCGCCGCCTCGCTGCGCACCATGCAGGGCGAGCTCAAGCGGAGTATCGCGCAGCGTGCGGAGGATCAGGCCAGTGCCGATCTGGCGCGGCGTCGCGACATGAACGACATGGCCGACAAGTTCGAATCCGCGGTCGGCAAGATCGTCGAAACGGTGTCGTCGGCCTCGACCGAACTCGAAGTCTCGGCCGGCCGGCTGACGACGACGGCCGAGCGTTCGCAGCAACTCACCTCGATGGTCGCCTCGGCGTCCGAGGAAGCCTCGTCGAACGTGCAGTCGGTTGCCACGGCGACCGAGGAGATGTCGGCCTCGGTCGACGAGATCAGCCGGCAGGTCCAGGAGTCCTCGCGTATCGCCAATGAGGCGGTCAACCAGGCTCAGAAGACCAACGACCGCGTCGGCGAGCTCGCCAAGGCCGCGACCCGGATCGGCGACGTCGTCGAGCTGATCAACACCATCGCCGGCCAGACCAACCTCTTGGCGCTCAACGCCACGATCGAGGCGGCGCGTGCCGGCGAGGCCGGCCGCGGCTTCGCCGTGGTGGCCGCTGAGGTCAAGCAGCTCGCCGAGCAGACCGCCAAGGCGACCGGCGAGATCAGCGCGCAGATCAGCGGCATCCAGTCGGCCACCGGCGAGTCGGTGACGGCCATCAAGGAGATCACCGACACCATCGGCCACATCTCCGAGATCGCCGGGTCGATCGCGTCCGCGGTCGAGCAGCAGGGCGCCGCGACCCGCGAGATTTCGCGCAACATTCAGCAGGCGTCGCGCGGCACCAGTCAGGTGACCGGCAATATCAGCGACGTGCAACGCGGTGCCAGCGAGACCGGCAGTGCGTCGTCGCAGGTGCTGGCGGCGGCGCAGTCGCTCGCCGGCGACAGCAATCTGCTCCGGCGTGAAGTCGCGCGCTTCCTCGACACCATCCGCGCCGCCTGA
- the mbfA gene encoding iron exporter MbfA, whose amino-acid sequence MKAFSDLTEREILAVAISGEEEDSRIYLAFAEDLAERYPDSARVFTEMAQQEKGHRHMLLRMYEQRFGPDLPPIRREDVKGFIRRRPIWLTRNLPLDRIRKEAETMEFEAQRFYERAAERATDVHIRKLLSDLAEFEKRHEQRATQLTDKILTPDARSAEDHAARRMFVLQYVQPGLAGLMDGSVSTLAPLFAAAFATHQNWQTFLVGLAASIGAGISMGFAEALSDDGSMTGRGSPWLRGGICGLMTTLGGLGHTLPYLVPDSWANAFWIATGIAALVVFVELWVIAYVRARYMDTPFLHAVFQIVLGGVIVLGVGILIGGA is encoded by the coding sequence ATGAAGGCGTTTTCCGACCTCACCGAGCGTGAAATCCTGGCCGTCGCCATCTCGGGCGAGGAGGAAGACAGCCGGATCTATCTCGCGTTCGCCGAGGATCTGGCCGAGCGCTACCCCGATTCCGCGCGCGTGTTCACCGAGATGGCGCAGCAGGAGAAGGGCCACCGCCACATGCTGCTGCGGATGTACGAACAGCGGTTCGGGCCGGATCTGCCGCCGATCCGCCGCGAGGACGTCAAAGGCTTCATCCGCCGCCGCCCGATCTGGCTGACCCGCAATCTGCCGCTCGACCGCATCCGCAAAGAAGCCGAGACGATGGAGTTCGAGGCGCAGCGCTTCTACGAGCGTGCCGCCGAACGCGCCACCGACGTCCACATCCGCAAGCTGCTGTCCGACCTCGCCGAGTTCGAGAAGCGCCACGAGCAGCGCGCCACCCAGCTCACCGACAAGATCCTCACCCCCGATGCGCGCAGCGCCGAGGATCACGCCGCGCGGCGGATGTTCGTGCTGCAATACGTCCAGCCGGGACTCGCCGGCCTGATGGACGGCTCGGTGTCGACGCTGGCACCGCTGTTCGCCGCCGCCTTCGCGACCCATCAGAACTGGCAGACCTTCCTGGTCGGTCTCGCCGCCTCGATCGGCGCCGGCATCTCGATGGGCTTTGCCGAAGCGCTGTCCGACGACGGCTCGATGACCGGGCGCGGCTCGCCGTGGCTGCGCGGCGGCATCTGCGGACTGATGACCACGCTCGGCGGCCTCGGTCACACGCTGCCGTATCTCGTCCCTGATAGTTGGGCCAACGCGTTCTGGATCGCGACCGGGATCGCCGCGTTGGTCGTGTTCGTCGAACTGTGGGTGATCGCTTACGTCCGCGCCAGATACATGGACACGCCGTTCCTGCACGCGGTGTTCCAGATCGTGCTGGGCGGCGTCATCGTGCTCGGCGTCGGCATCCTGATCGGCGGTGCTTAG
- a CDS encoding esterase-like activity of phytase family protein — MRKLLLGSVAVFALATSAALAQTEGEFPATLAGHAVLPATSFVDAPADAPADLKTSGKYTTGQRVEAQGSVMGKSNGRPTGVSVPFKGQPLQGHSGIKAMPDGTFWVLTDNGFGSRYNSADSMLYLDNYKIDWATGAVDRKQTVFLHDPDKKVPFRIVHEDTDKRYLTGADFDTEGFQIIGDRFWIGDEFGPYIIEADLTGKIVGVYDSMADGKPIKSPDHWSVQSPGAPGATYTGVNLKRSKGYEGFAASKDGKFLYGLLEGPLWDADKKDWEKVDGKEASRILEFDVAQKKFTGRSWHYVFEQNGNAIGDFNMIDATHGLVIERDNGEGTKDKACPEGKTGTDCFNDLAKFKRVYKIELTDANAGKPVNKIGFIDLMKIRDPDKKAKKPLTDGVLAFPFFTIENVDKVDDRHIIVGNDNNLPFSSSRDPNKADDNEFVLLEVADFLKAK, encoded by the coding sequence ATGCGAAAACTACTGCTCGGCTCGGTCGCGGTCTTTGCGCTGGCGACGTCCGCCGCGCTGGCGCAAACCGAAGGCGAATTTCCCGCGACCCTCGCTGGCCATGCGGTGCTGCCGGCGACCTCGTTCGTCGATGCGCCGGCCGATGCGCCGGCGGATCTGAAGACCTCGGGCAAGTACACCACCGGACAGCGCGTCGAGGCCCAGGGCAGCGTGATGGGCAAGTCCAACGGCCGTCCGACCGGCGTGTCGGTGCCGTTCAAGGGCCAGCCGCTGCAGGGCCATTCCGGCATCAAGGCGATGCCGGACGGCACCTTCTGGGTGCTGACCGACAACGGTTTCGGCTCGCGCTACAACTCGGCCGACTCGATGCTGTATCTGGACAACTACAAGATCGACTGGGCGACCGGCGCGGTCGACCGCAAGCAGACCGTGTTCCTGCACGATCCAGACAAGAAGGTGCCGTTCCGCATCGTTCACGAGGACACCGACAAGCGCTATCTGACCGGCGCCGACTTCGACACCGAAGGCTTCCAGATCATCGGCGACCGGTTCTGGATCGGCGACGAGTTCGGCCCCTACATCATCGAAGCCGACCTGACCGGCAAGATCGTCGGCGTCTACGACAGCATGGCCGACGGCAAGCCGATCAAGTCGCCCGATCATTGGTCGGTGCAGTCGCCCGGCGCGCCGGGTGCAACCTACACCGGTGTCAACCTGAAGCGCTCCAAGGGCTATGAAGGCTTCGCCGCCTCCAAGGACGGCAAGTTCCTGTACGGCCTGCTCGAAGGCCCGCTGTGGGACGCCGACAAGAAGGATTGGGAAAAGGTCGACGGCAAGGAAGCCTCGCGCATCCTCGAATTCGATGTCGCGCAGAAGAAGTTTACCGGCCGCTCCTGGCACTACGTGTTCGAGCAGAACGGCAACGCGATCGGCGACTTCAACATGATCGACGCCACCCACGGCCTGGTGATCGAGCGTGACAACGGCGAAGGCACCAAGGACAAGGCCTGCCCCGAAGGCAAGACCGGCACCGACTGCTTCAATGATCTCGCCAAGTTCAAGCGCGTCTACAAGATCGAGCTGACCGATGCGAACGCCGGCAAGCCGGTGAACAAGATCGGCTTCATCGATCTGATGAAGATCCGCGATCCGGACAAGAAGGCGAAGAAGCCGCTGACCGACGGCGTGCTGGCTTTCCCGTTCTTCACCATCGAGAACGTCGACAAGGTGGACGACCGCCACATCATCGTCGGCAACGACAACAACCTGCCGTTCTCGTCGAGCCGCGATCCGAACAAGGCCGACGACAACGAGTTCGTCCTGCTCGAAGTCGCCGACTTCCTGAAGGCGAAGTAA